Proteins co-encoded in one Actinomadura luteofluorescens genomic window:
- a CDS encoding ABC transporter permease, translating to MKAVWQAARFAVRRRRLQTTIITLVLLVSTGTVVLALGLLATVDGPYDKAFSRQHGAHLTVSYDPAKATAAQVAASAGRPGVTAAGGPYRSQVVNVPEESDRTRPGLLPPGPFTVTERVGRAGDRVDRLALRSGRWATGPGEIVLGTDYARFPFDPIGKKVTFSDGRAFTIVGIGRSITRSSQAWVAPGQLTAPDGLQMLYRLADPAAPAGTVTTGLPATASQSYLVSRQQATEAGTTVIPFLIAFGIAGLLVAVLVIANVVSGAVVSGFRHIGVLKSLGFTPAQVTGVYVVMIAIPGVLGSLIGIAAGNVLAGTVTTTLGDSFDLPTASGVSPWVDVLAFTGVLAVAVITALVPAVRAGRIPTAVAVSAGAATRRGRALKVQRALARTRLPRPVSLGLGLPFTRPGRTALTVTAVAFGVAAVTFATGLNRSLSAYLADAELTDTVHVLVPVEGGRPVSLAGRTGTAKVAATRFEQVHVPGFDRPVQVKAYQGDITDRHGYRMVHGRWLGGPGEAVVGDPFLKTGGKKIGDTVVVTADGRKAALRIVGTALVDGGDTVITDWASLTSLTGPEKPAPPESSGPRPGMVTSLLEVTLTPGTSPETYVAALKADGIRAMPAAEGIESGQVILLGLLTLLTLGLTTVAGLGVFNTVILNTKDRARDFGVLKSLGATPRQVLTVVLASMAVLGLVGGLIGLPLGLAAHHVVMPAMADTGGLVLPYGLLEIFPWPLMLLSVLAGIAIALLGALIPAGRASRIKTAAALRSE from the coding sequence GTGAAGGCGGTGTGGCAGGCCGCGCGGTTCGCGGTGCGGCGGCGCAGGCTGCAGACGACCATCATCACGCTGGTGCTGCTGGTGTCGACCGGGACGGTCGTGCTCGCGCTGGGCCTGCTCGCCACCGTGGACGGCCCGTACGACAAGGCGTTCTCGCGGCAGCACGGCGCACATCTGACGGTCTCCTACGATCCCGCGAAGGCGACGGCCGCGCAGGTCGCGGCGTCGGCGGGCCGGCCGGGTGTGACGGCGGCGGGCGGCCCGTACCGCTCGCAGGTCGTCAACGTCCCGGAGGAGAGCGACCGGACGCGACCGGGGCTGCTTCCACCCGGCCCCTTCACGGTCACCGAGCGGGTCGGCCGCGCGGGCGACCGGGTCGACCGCCTGGCGCTCAGGAGCGGCCGCTGGGCCACCGGCCCCGGCGAGATCGTGCTGGGCACCGACTACGCGCGGTTCCCGTTCGACCCGATCGGGAAAAAGGTGACCTTCAGCGACGGGCGGGCCTTCACCATCGTCGGGATCGGCCGGTCGATCACCCGGTCCTCCCAGGCGTGGGTGGCGCCCGGGCAGCTGACCGCCCCGGACGGCCTGCAGATGCTCTACCGGCTCGCCGACCCGGCCGCCCCGGCCGGCACCGTCACCACCGGGCTGCCGGCGACCGCGAGCCAGAGCTACCTCGTCTCCCGGCAGCAGGCCACCGAGGCCGGAACGACCGTCATCCCGTTCCTCATCGCGTTCGGGATCGCCGGGCTGCTCGTCGCGGTGCTCGTCATCGCCAACGTGGTGAGCGGCGCCGTCGTGTCGGGGTTCCGGCACATCGGCGTCCTGAAGTCCCTCGGCTTCACCCCCGCGCAGGTCACCGGCGTCTACGTTGTGATGATCGCGATTCCCGGGGTGCTGGGCAGCCTGATCGGGATCGCCGCGGGCAACGTCCTGGCCGGGACGGTCACCACCACGCTGGGCGACTCGTTCGACCTGCCCACCGCCAGCGGCGTCTCGCCCTGGGTGGACGTACTGGCCTTCACGGGCGTGCTCGCGGTCGCCGTCATCACCGCGCTGGTGCCCGCCGTCCGGGCCGGGCGGATCCCGACGGCGGTCGCGGTCAGCGCGGGCGCCGCGACGCGGCGGGGCCGGGCCCTGAAGGTGCAGCGGGCGCTGGCCCGGACGCGGCTGCCGCGCCCGGTCAGCCTGGGCCTCGGCCTGCCGTTCACCCGGCCGGGTCGCACCGCGCTGACCGTCACCGCGGTCGCGTTCGGCGTGGCGGCGGTGACGTTCGCCACCGGCCTCAACCGGTCCCTCAGCGCCTACCTCGCCGACGCGGAACTCACCGACACCGTCCACGTCCTGGTCCCCGTCGAGGGCGGCCGGCCGGTCTCGCTGGCCGGGCGGACCGGCACCGCCAAGGTCGCGGCCACCCGCTTCGAGCAGGTCCACGTGCCGGGGTTCGACCGGCCGGTGCAGGTCAAGGCCTACCAGGGAGACATCACCGACCGGCACGGCTACCGGATGGTGCACGGCCGCTGGCTCGGCGGGCCGGGTGAGGCCGTCGTGGGCGACCCGTTCCTGAAGACCGGCGGCAAGAAGATCGGCGACACCGTCGTCGTGACCGCGGACGGCAGGAAGGCCGCGCTGCGGATCGTCGGGACGGCGCTCGTGGACGGTGGCGACACCGTCATCACGGACTGGGCGTCCCTCACCTCGCTCACCGGCCCCGAGAAGCCGGCGCCCCCGGAATCCTCCGGCCCGCGCCCCGGCATGGTGACCTCTCTTCTGGAGGTCACCCTCACCCCCGGCACCTCCCCGGAGACCTACGTCGCCGCACTCAAGGCGGACGGGATCCGGGCCATGCCGGCCGCCGAAGGCATCGAATCCGGCCAGGTGATCCTTCTCGGGCTCCTCACCCTGCTGACCCTGGGACTGACCACGGTCGCCGGGCTCGGGGTGTTCAACACGGTGATCCTCAACACCAAGGACCGGGCGCGCGACTTCGGCGTCCTGAAATCGCTGGGCGCGACACCGCGGCAGGTCCTGACGGTCGTGCTCGCCTCCATGGCGGTCCTCGGCCTGGTCGGCGGGCTCATCGGACTGCCGCTGGGCCTGGCCGCCCACCATGTGGTGATGCCGGCCATGGCCGACACGGGCGGCCTCGTCCTCCCCTACGGCCTCCTGGAGATCTTCCCCTGGCCGCTGATGCTGCTGTCCGTTCTGGCGGGCATCGCGATCGCCCTGCTCGGCGCACTGATCCCGGCAGGCCGGGCGTCCCGGATCAAGACGGCGGCGGCCCTCCGGTCGGAGTGA
- a CDS encoding ABC transporter ATP-binding protein, with amino-acid sequence MELMVQLMDVRKEYGETAALAGVSLDIQAGEAVAVMGPSGSGKSTLLNMIAGLDRPTSGTVVVRGEDITGMGEAELARYRRRRIGMVFQFFNLLDDLPVLENVMLAAQLLGTSRKQAQARAMELLDELGIADRRNAYPVVLSGGERQRVGVARALMNRPALLLADEPTGALDSRAGEQVMDLLLDLNQIGQTLLIVTHDERLATRVADRVVAFEDGRVAAEVTR; translated from the coding sequence ATGGAGCTGATGGTCCAGCTGATGGACGTACGCAAGGAGTACGGCGAGACCGCCGCGCTCGCCGGGGTGAGCCTCGACATCCAGGCCGGTGAGGCCGTCGCGGTGATGGGCCCGTCGGGGTCGGGCAAGTCGACCCTCCTCAACATGATCGCCGGCCTGGACCGGCCCACCTCGGGCACGGTCGTGGTGCGCGGCGAGGACATCACGGGCATGGGCGAGGCCGAGCTGGCCCGTTACCGGCGCCGCCGCATCGGCATGGTCTTCCAGTTCTTCAACCTGCTCGACGACCTGCCGGTGCTGGAGAACGTGATGCTGGCCGCCCAGCTGCTCGGCACCTCGCGAAAGCAGGCGCAGGCCCGGGCGATGGAGCTGCTCGACGAGCTCGGCATCGCCGATCGCCGCAACGCCTACCCGGTGGTGCTGTCGGGCGGGGAGCGGCAGCGGGTCGGCGTCGCCCGCGCGCTGATGAACCGGCCCGCGCTGCTGCTGGCCGACGAGCCGACCGGCGCGCTCGACTCGCGGGCCGGCGAACAGGTCATGGACCTGCTGCTGGACCTCAACCAGATCGGCCAGACCCTGCTCATCGTCACTCACGACGAGCGGCTCGCGACCCGGGTCGCCGACCGGGTCGTGGCGTTCGAGGACGGCCGCGTGGCCGCCGAGGTGACCCGGTGA
- a CDS encoding sensor histidine kinase, protein MLPAWLVPLLAAVPCTWALWERRRRRSELGARTWLLEREREAAARRAVEEERARVARDLHDIVSHSVSVMVVQAGAARHGVDGEAEDALLAVERTGREAMTELRNLLGVLAPAPDGDGEAFAPQPSLAHLGTLVDRIAFAGLPVDVRVTGEPCPLPAGIDATGYRIVQEALTNALKHGTAGATAEVTVSYGTRNLRLEVLNTGPSVLTGTGPAPPGDKGGRGLAGLRERVAVYGGDLDARRRLGGGYRVRARIPLERP, encoded by the coding sequence ATGCTGCCCGCGTGGCTCGTGCCCCTCCTCGCCGCGGTCCCGTGCACCTGGGCTCTGTGGGAGCGGCGCAGGCGCCGCTCCGAGCTCGGGGCGCGCACCTGGCTGCTGGAACGTGAACGCGAGGCCGCCGCGCGCCGGGCCGTCGAGGAGGAGCGGGCCCGGGTGGCCCGGGACCTGCACGACATCGTCAGCCACAGCGTCAGCGTCATGGTCGTCCAGGCGGGCGCGGCCCGGCACGGCGTCGACGGCGAGGCCGAGGACGCGCTGCTGGCCGTCGAGCGGACCGGCCGTGAGGCGATGACCGAGCTGCGGAACCTGCTCGGGGTGCTCGCGCCCGCCCCGGACGGCGACGGTGAGGCGTTCGCCCCGCAGCCGTCGCTGGCGCACCTCGGGACCCTGGTCGACCGGATCGCGTTCGCGGGCCTGCCCGTCGATGTGCGGGTGACCGGCGAACCGTGCCCGCTGCCCGCCGGGATCGACGCGACCGGCTACCGCATCGTCCAGGAGGCGCTCACCAACGCGCTGAAACACGGCACCGCCGGAGCGACGGCGGAGGTGACGGTGAGCTACGGGACGCGGAACCTGCGGCTGGAGGTCCTCAACACCGGCCCGAGCGTCCTCACCGGGACGGGCCCCGCCCCGCCCGGCGACAAGGGCGGCCGGGGCCTGGCCGGGCTGCGCGAACGGGTCGCGGTGTACGGCGGCGACCTCGACGCGCGGCGGCGGCTGGGCGGCGGCTACCGGGTGCGGGCGCGGATCCCCCTGGAGCGGCCGTGA
- a CDS encoding response regulator transcription factor, with protein sequence MTRVLIADDQTLVRGGFRMILSRSGIEVVGEAADGLEAVAAARRLRPDVVLMDIRMPGMDGLEATRRVLADDPTCRVLILTTFDLDRYVYSALAAGASGFLLKDVTPEHLVASVKLIETGDALLAPSITRRLVERFARPAPAPQGLDVLTPREKEVLRLVGGGLSNTELAAHLHLSEATVKTHVTRIFAKLGLRDRAQAVVVAYESGLVTPGTPD encoded by the coding sequence GTGACGCGGGTCCTGATCGCCGACGACCAGACACTGGTGCGCGGCGGATTCCGGATGATCCTCAGCAGGTCGGGGATCGAGGTCGTCGGTGAGGCCGCCGACGGCCTGGAGGCGGTGGCCGCCGCGCGGCGCCTGCGCCCGGACGTGGTGCTGATGGACATCCGGATGCCCGGGATGGACGGCCTGGAGGCCACCCGCCGCGTCCTCGCCGACGATCCCACGTGCCGCGTACTGATCCTGACGACCTTCGACCTCGACCGGTACGTGTACTCCGCGCTCGCCGCCGGCGCCAGCGGCTTCCTGCTGAAGGACGTCACCCCCGAACACCTGGTGGCGTCGGTGAAGCTGATCGAGACGGGCGACGCCCTGCTGGCCCCCTCCATCACCCGCCGCCTGGTCGAGCGCTTCGCCCGCCCCGCCCCGGCGCCCCAGGGCCTGGACGTCCTGACCCCGCGCGAGAAAGAAGTGCTCCGCCTGGTAGGCGGCGGCCTCTCCAACACCGAACTGGCCGCCCACCTCCACCTAAGCGAGGCAACGGTCAAAACCCACGTAACCCGCATCTTCGCCAAACTAGGCCTACGCGACCGAGCCCAGGCAGTAGTAGTCGCCTACGAATCAGGCCTGGTAACCCCGGGCACCCCCGACTGA